The DNA segment TTTCGTATAGATGGCTCCATCTACGGATTTATAAAAATTATTGTGATTGTATGAAAGNNNNNNNNNNNNNNNNNNNNNNNNNNNNNNNNNNNNNNNNNNNNNNNNNNNNNNNNNNNNNNNNNNNNNNNNNNNNNNNNNNNNNNNNNNNNNNNNNNNNNNNNNNNNNNNNNNNNNNNNNNNNNNNNNNNNNNNNNNNNNNNNNNNNNNNNNNNNNNNNNNNNNNNNNNNNNNNNNNNNNNNNNNNNNNNNNNNNNNNNNNNNNNNNNNNNNNNNNNNNNNNNNNNNNNNNNNNNNNNNNNNNNNNNNNNNNNNNNNNNNNNNNNNNNNNNNNNNNNNNNNNNNNNNNNNNNNNNNNNNNNNNNNNNNNNNNNNNNNNNNNNNNNNNNNNNNNNNNNNNNNNNNNNNNNNNNNNNNNNNNNNNNNNNNNNNNNNNNNNNNNNNNNNNNNNNNNNNNNNNNNNNNNNNNNNNNNNNNNNNNNNNNNNNNNNNNNNNNNNNNNNNNNNNNNNNNNNNNNNNNNNNNNNNNNNNNNNNNNNNNNNNNNNNNNNNNNNNNNNNNNNNNNNNNNNNNNNNNNNNNNNNNNNNNNNNNNNNNNNNNNNNNNNNNNNNNNNNNNNNNNNNNNNNNNNNNNNNNNNNNNNNNNNNNNNNNNNNNNNNNNNNNNNNNNNNNNNNNNNNNNNNNNNNNNNNNNNNNNNNNNNNNNNNNNNNNNNNNNNNNNNNNNNNNNNNNNNNNNNNNNNNNNNNNNNNNNNNNNNNNNNNNNNNNNNNNNNNNNNNNNNNNNNNNNNNNNNNNNNNNNNNNNNNNNNNNNNNNNNNNNNNNNNNNNNNNNNCGGTTTCCGCCAGGGTTCTGACCAAGGCGGAATCTCGGACGGATAAATTGGCATGAAGGAGTCTTCTGAGTTGCGAAATCGACAAATGAAATTCCGAATTACGCATTTGAAATCTGGGTTCCTTTGCTATAGGCTTGGTTTTACTCTGGCTACTTGCCGCACTTTTCTTAAATGCGGATAAGAGAACTCCCAAAAATCCCCTCCTATCACGATGACTTATTCTTGATTTAGTGGGACCTTGGTGGAGGGATTCCTCTGACGGGAATCCGCCATATTTTGGCATCATATCGAGTGAGATTAATGAAATATGAGTAAATTGCGTCGCTGGGGCGGCGGATGAAATAGCGGATGATTTATTAAAATATGATCTCTCAAATGAGGCTAATTCAATTTTAACTCATTGCAAAGGAGGGGATTATGGAACCATAGAGATGTCCCACTAAATCAAAAGTAGGACATTTCGGCCAATTGTCAAGCGATTTTTTATGCCTGCAAAGACGCAAATGGACTCCCAAATGATTACTAATAGAGCCTAATTTATGCCAGTATTGGGAATAGCAATTTCTTTTGTCCGAAGAAATGACAATTCAGCCAGATATAACAACAAGATTGAAAAGAAATAGAATGGGCTGCCCTTAAAAATTCCGCCCAGATAAAAGCATACTAGAAAGAGAACCGATAGTAATATTAGAGTGCGTTTATTAGCGGATTCCTTTGTTACAATTTGCATAAAAATAAGCAGCCATGACGGAATAAGGAAGGCCAAATGATGGGTCTGAGAAGATGGAGAAATCAGCAAAATACCCAATAAATAGGCCGAGAATATCCAGATATTAATATCCCTTCGTAATCTCAAATTGCTGTCTTTTGATTTCCTGATAATGCGAATGGCCATCCATTCCAATGTCGCAATTAAGATGGCGAGCAGGCCGGCTCCAAGCAATTTTGGTAGCGGCGTATTCCTGAGTGCGGGTAATACTTTATCAATGAAGCTGCTAAAAGTGAAATACATTGCATTTGAGTAAATCCCATTCACCAAGCCAGAAGCGATAAAGCTCTGAAAGTAACCGCAATACCAACCAAAAATTCGATTTCCTACAATAATCATCGGCATAAGACAAAATATTGCTCCAAATAATGTTGACAGAAAAATCGAGCGATAGTCTTTCCGTAAAACAAGGTAACAGATCAGAATCAGCGGGACCAATTTGATGGCGATCGCCATACCGAGGAAAACAGAGGATAATATGCTTTTCCCTTTCTGACTATAATGAAAAAATAACAGGCAAAGCGACAACACAATGAAATTAATCTGCCCATTGTTTAAATTATTTTGAATAATAGGAATCATTAATAAAAGGGCGACAATCTCCAAAGGCACTGGATAAGTTGTCTTTCTTATAAATAAAGGATTATCCCCATCAGCAAAGACTAATTTCACTACAACTATCAAAGCGATGACATTCAATATGAACCAAAGAACATTTGCCACAGCATAAGGAAGAAATGTAAGTGGGATTAGAAGAAATGCCGGAAACAGCGGGTAGATGTATCTAAAGGCCATGGCCGCATCATAAGGATTATGATCATGTAATATTAAATTCGCAGACTGAAGATAGCAGGTGAAATCGTTACCAATTTCTCGATGCGCATAATGATTATTCTGAAAAAAGAATATAATAATTGCCAATATTGCAGTCCCATAGAAAATCCAGCCCGCCCAAGCCTTATTTCCATGTTTAAATATGTTTTTTTCAATTTGCATTTTCCCCTGCTCCAACAAAAACTGAAATATATTAAAATATTTTGGCGAACATCAAGCGAATTAAAGTATCGTGAAAGGCACAAACTAGATTGATATTTTCATTATTATGTTACTATTTCGATCCCAGATAGTTGACAATGGATTGAAATTGTCGCGGGTCGGATTAATAATGTACCGGATGGAGTGGGATTAAAATCCATTTCCATAGTGTTATGTGAAATTCATTTAAGAGGAATGGAGCCGGCGGCGGCGAATTGCCGCAAGTGAGCATCGTTGGAATGTTCGGGATCAGCTTGATAATTGTCGGGCCGGTCACGGATATTGAAGATTTCGGCATGATTGAACCGGGCCAAGTGCCAGATATTGTTGGCGATTTTGCGGACAAGGTAATACTGGAAAGGGAATTTGGGTGAAATTCCTCCTTTAAAAAGACCGCAGGGAGGTTGTTTTCGGATTGATCCCAATTAATTAAGGGGGAATCGACGTGGATAGAGCAGAAGTAAATGTTTGCCGAAGGCTATTGTTCCTCTGTTGGAGATGACGGATTTTCAATATTGGACGTAACATCATACCACCCTTCTCCAAAAATGGAGTGGGGGGAGAAATAGCATAAAATGGTATTGAAAGTGCAATTAGAAGCTATTTCAAAGATTCCTTTTATGATAGGTACCGCGCATGAATAAAATGGCCAGTTCAGTTCTTTAAAAATCCCCGACCGTTAGGTGGGTTATCAGTTTGCGAATATAGACTTCAGTTTACTATATTAATACGGCATGGGCTTCCTTATATTTTTGTCAATATAAGAAGCCTTGCTTTTCGATCGCGCGAAGTGTGTCTATATGTACAGGTTCCCCCCTATATAATACAAAACTATCGACCGCAATTTTGATTTCGAATCCCTTGCGGCTATAGATCGACGCGACTATTTGCGAATCAGAATTTATATTATATGAAAAGTCCAAATCTACTACATATTTGCCTTTTGAAAGAGTATCTTCATAAGGCGTGAAGTAATTTGATCCGACCTCCATAATATGATCCCCAACAAATGCTCTGACCAAATTGGGCCTTAATATAAAATCTTTCTTCATATTTTCTGTAAACACTACTTCAGCTTTAATCCTAAGGTTGTATTTTGTATTTGGCGATCCGACCGAACTGAAACTATTAAATATCAACTTCACCGAGTTGTCAATTATGTTCATTTTGAGTTCCTTAACCAATTTCTGATCATAGAAAAACCAGACATGCATATTAGGATTAGGACAACCAAATAATAAAAAAACTACAATGGTCATCAATATATATAATTGCATATTTCGTCGGTCATATATTGTGCTTCCCATTCTGCATCTCCTACTATAGAGTATGGATCATATTCAATATGCGATCCCGTCATAAAGTTAATCAATTTTGCCATAAAACTGGTAGCCTGCTCTATCGATAAGTGGCTTAGAACATTACCATATCCGGCTTCTTTATATTGCCAAAAGTGAATGGTTTCATGTATCCAAAGATAATTTGGGTTATCGGCCTTCGATTCATTAATTATGACGTCCCGGCCAAATCCAGCAAATCCGGTCATGCCTAGGAGCTTTAAAAGCCCTCCACTTCTATAAAGTGGCTGGCTTTTGCACCCGTATACTTTAGCACCCGCATCTAATTGCCTTATTGTTTTGGGATCGTTAGTTCTTAAGCGTGGGGCGCCCATTATCAAGGATTTAGTTATGGCAGAAGTTGCTCCTCCAAGGGCACCGCGTCCAACAAAATTGCCCATATTGCTTAATAGATTATTCCCTTCCAGTGCATTATATGCTAAGCCACTTACTCCACCAGAAATCGCCCCTGACACCCCCATATTTAATGTTTCGCCAGCAACGTTTTTAAGCCACC comes from the Candidatus Zixiibacteriota bacterium genome and includes:
- a CDS encoding hypothetical protein (Evidence 5 : Unknown function) produces the protein MGSIRKQPPCGLFKGGISPKFPFQYYLVRKIANNIWHLARFNHAEIFNIRDRPDNYQADPEHSNDAHLRQFAAAGSIPLK
- a CDS encoding membrane hypothetical protein (Evidence 5 : Unknown function) — translated: MQIEKNIFKHGNKAWAGWIFYGTAILAIIIFFFQNNHYAHREIGNDFTCYLQSANLILHDHNPYDAAMAFRYIYPLFPAFLLIPLTFLPYAVANVLWFILNVIALIVVVKLVFADGDNPLFIRKTTYPVPLEIVALLLMIPIIQNNLNNGQINFIVLSLCLLFFHYSQKGKSILSSVFLGMAIAIKLVPLILICYLVLRKDYRSIFLSTLFGAIFCLMPMIIVGNRIFGWYCGYFQSFIASGLVNGIYSNAMYFTFSSFIDKVLPALRNTPLPKLLGAGLLAILIATLEWMAIRIIRKSKDSNLRLRRDINIWIFSAYLLGILLISPSSQTHHLAFLIPSWLLIFMQIVTKESANKRTLILLSVLFLVCFYLGGIFKGSPFYFFSILLLYLAELSFLRTKEIAIPNTGIN
- a CDS encoding hypothetical protein (Evidence 5 : Unknown function) translates to MGSTIYDRRNMQLYILMTIVVFLLFGCPNPNMHVWFFYDQKLVKELKMNIIDNSVKLIFNSFSSVGSPNTKYNLRIKAEVVFTENMKKDFILRPNLVRAFVGDHIMEVGSNYFTPYEDTLSKGKYVVDLDFSYNINSDSQIVASIYSRKGFEIKIAVDSFVLYRGEPVHIDTLRAIEKQGFLY